The nucleotide window tccaaaatttgaaatacgatgtgtccataagggaaaatacattgatttggatgaactagaagacttagatccaattaaatggtttgctcaactagaagctctacctctactacaaatagatgaaccaatctatccacggttagtgagattgttctataccaacctatatgaagacaatgatagcctaagcacttacattctaggaacacccattagaatttttgacagcaccatttgtgagctaattggcataactgaaaaagataggggatgctattttaaaggtaaatgggacgtcaaaaaaataggagcaacctattccgaagccgtgaaaacaatttttgcaaatccaaaccttgacttcctacccaagagctgtgaacacttaatgcctttcaactctaaaattcttcatcacattatcacgagcatcatattccccaaacaatttcatcttgacgaagtaagtcagttagagataggaaccatgtattggattatgaccggtcagcataattgtttcgggtacttgattcgccaacacatgcaggaaattatgactaaggatactatattgccatatgggaggttaatcactagaattcttcatgcctatgacatttgcattccacccaatgaagaatctattcaaaatgatcgatataacataataaataaaaacctgctaaaaaaacttaggtgcacttttagcaatggcatatgggttaggcagcctagaagaacggatccaattcctacacaaatagaacaacccgaaacaccaattcttatgggaaatgaatctcctcctcctagtccctttggagcagcaccttcagctcctgtttcctcctctgaagatatcattatggcggagctatctcagatcaaatcacagcaagaacaaattcagaatcaacaagttgaaattttgaagacactacgacagatgaatgaaaaaatagatatcatgtatcagcactgtggattacctcctaaggattaaattgatgtatctttttattctgtcctgtttgctgttcaaaaacaagttcatgtttgtcatcgattgtacgataactgatctttcctttagataactactgtcttaatctgcatagatgatgatgtcttttggacaaactatttctggaaaatttgaatgaagaactttgataaatgctaaacctttttctatgatcatcaattagctggcttgtctctttttgttgatgacaaagggggagaagtgatgacttacaccagaacgatagcatggctaatatgaatttgtgatatgaatgtcttatataacttgcaaatccctgaaaatatcacaagattgatatcatgaaatttatattgaaaatctttatcttctatcgtggcaaaactcgtcccgtatcatttaacttatgattttcatcaaagtttcgcatttacattatgcttaatgagaataacgataagttctacggttagagcttataggtttatacttgaattcaatgatgaaattcaagtgttttatcttctcataatatggcatatagatagggggagttacgtttaactccgtcatcaattgattgtcatcatcaaaaagggggagattgttgaatctcggattttgatgataaaatcaattgatgggttatttgatctaatccatattattgagttaagtgtgcaggattaactacgataaccagaaaacataaagcaaggataccggagtcgagctcgatggacgtttaagagaccgaagaatcatcggagatgctgccggaaccgtccgagaagaaatcgggaacgtgtcggaagttcgccgaagaaatcgtcggaggctcgcggagatcaccaagaaggctcggctactcgttaaagtcatcacaaagattgggagcttgcagggagtccgtcggaagaagttcgtcggaaagctcgccggaacaagactcgacgttcgcggttaaaaaacttgcttaggatgttttttttatgtagttcacctgtaattaggattaggattaagagataatcctatatcctggttaggggccaactgggcccaaagtcaaatttggtttgggcgaaaaataagccaaaccaatgaatcggaaagccaggcgatggaaccgcctggctgggcggtggcaccgcccagcacccgagtgctgggcggtgacacctccttggctgggcggttgcaccgtccagcacccgagcgctgggcggtggcaccgcctggctgggcggtggaaccgccagcaccgggaaccctaagagaattcaaattttggagcccaaaatttgaatcctcttgaggcctataaatacccctcaaatctcagctgaggttacaacttttgagaagcattttgattgagagaaaagtcttagaaagtcttagcaagtcttgttttcaatttgctagagagttctcctccttctttcttattgaaaatttgtaagaggttgagctgcttgtaaaaggttgtaagaggggtgtttacccttccatttcaagagacttgctagtggaaggtgggagcctcatcgaagaggggcctcgcaagtggagtaggtcatttgaccgaaccactctaaaaatcggcgtaatctctggtttgctttttattattgtcatttacattactgcaaatcttcttactgctttagttccttattgttcttgctgcgcaactttaagaacacgccttcaagttaaatttctcaagtttcgttcttaacgtacgaaagattttgattaaaatcgaagttttaatccgctgcactaattcacccccccctcttagtgccgctccgatcctaacaattggatgcagatccaatacccactaggggaggacccattagggtttgacaggggacctctataaataggagggattcagagcctcataggctagagaccctttgcttgcctttcttattctcctctccctctccacctcagagcaagcctggagttttgaggagcgtcgtcgcaaccctgctgtgtggatcaccgctagagaggaggacgcttgacctccttcaccctctcttaaggatctataaggaaacagggatatacgatctccctaggtaacacaatctactctatacgtagtttttaagtttcgcagactttgcgcatcaatcttcgcatgacgacgaacatctctttgggaattggggattttgttttcttgttcttccgctgtgcatatgatgtcacccccaagatttcccaaaaactaccactcccaatgactagttgtactatatCTGGGAgagccaaatctataagtctggtatcaaagagtggagcactcatacaggacatccttggtgactcaagtctaaggaccagatacaccactatgattatggaatcgttgtcagacaataaggcatcatcaaccatccagcatttcgtaagcagatcaatcagtgaactcattctccaatgagcacttgtactgtatccctagtgtccctacacgagcaactatgagaccaactgcatccatcttatagacgggtatacagcacaccagtctgtctggttatcacgatgtccctctcgagtaacctatgaccgggattatttaggatatgtgtttaaaggtgaatcgatctcattattgtgatctcatcatgatccgattctcattgcataaatctaaggacatcacaatatatatatacacatatgcaatagttataaagtgatatatgccaaaatataataagaaaaaagattctgtatcaagtcacacgtgtcatcactcacgtgattggcttgctgcaatctcccacttgacctaaatccaattacctatgtgtctgatctccatcagacccctgtgacgctcaaagacaatctaagacaacggctttgttagtggatctgcaatgttatcttcggatggaactctttccactactacatctcctcgggttacgatctctcggataaggtggaacctcctcagaacatgcttagatttctgatgagaccttggttccttcgcttaagcaatcaccccgttgttgtcgcaatataaggagatcggctcctcactacccggcacgactcccaaatctgtgatgaacttgttcacccagactccctcctttgctgcatctgatgcagcaatgtactccgcctttgtggtcgagtcagcagtagtatcttgcttggaactcttccaacacactgctcctccattcaaggtatacacataccctgaattcgacttgctatcatcgacatcagactgaaaacttgagtccgtgtagccttcaaccttaaggctattacctccaaatactagtaaaagatccttagtccttctcaagtacttaaggatacactttactgctttccagtgctccaagcctggatccgcctgatacctgctcgtgacacttagagcatgcgctatatcaggcctagtacatagcatgacatacatgatagaccctattgctgaggcataaggtatcatatccatgttcgccctttcttctggagtctttggggacatactcgtagaaagtgatatcccatgtctcatcggtatgagacatctcttggaatttttcatgccaaacctttttacaatggtttctatgtacctggactaggacaaaccaagcatcctcttggatctatctctatatattctaatccccaagatataggatgcttcccctaagtccttcatggagaagcgtctagataaccaagcctttactgtggatagcattcctacgtcattctcaatgatcaggatgtcatccacatataacaccaaaaaggtgatagcgctcccacttacctttttgtacacacaaggctaagcttcattcttaacgaagtcataagatctgattgcctcatcaaatcttatgttccaacttcgggaagcttactttagtccataaatggatctaagcaacctacacaccttatctgggcagttcttgaatacgaatccctcaggttgcatcatatacacctcctcctcgaggttcccatttaggaatacagttttcacatccatctgccagatctcataatcatagtgtgctgcaatagccaatagaattctaatggattttagcattactacaggtgagaaggttttgtcgtagtcaacaccttgcctttgacgataccctttagccactagccttgctttataggtctctacctttccatctactctgatcttttcttAAAGATCAACTTGCAACTGATGGATACAATACATtcaggcacatcaactaggttccaaaccttgttggagtacatagaattcatgacttcttgccacttccctgggtctatattcataatagcctcctcgtaggtctgaagatcaatatcctcaacattctctcctctaatatgtcccacatatctctcaggaggatgggatactctatcagacctatgtaaagttgaaacttatgtattaggtacttgaacagactcgggttgtagagcggtgcttgagcttggttctccaacctcactcaactctatcattctcccactatctccgccaagaatatattccttctcaaggaacactgctctcttagctacaaagaccttttggtcctcgagatgatagaaataatacccacaaatttccttggggtatcccacaaatttgcatcgctctgtccttgattctaacttatcggggttgtgtcttttaacgtgggaagggtagccccaaatcttaacaaccttaagatcaggtttcttccctttccacatctcatatagtgtagacactaccgacttagttggaactctgttcagaaggtaagctacggtctttaaggcatatccctagaataagatgggtaggtcagcgaaactcatcatggaccataccatatctaatagcgtacgattcctccttccagagacaccattgagctgaggtgtataaggaggtgtccattgggataatatctcatggtccttgaggaattgagtaaactctatatttaagtactcacctcctcgatctgatcgaagagatttgatactctttctagtctggttctccacctcattcttatactctctgaatttctcaaaggcctcggacttgtacttcattaagtacacatatccataccttgaaaaatcatcagtaaaggtaatgaagtatgagtaaccaccaatgacatgagttgacatgggtccacatacatcactatgtatgagttccaatagctcagtggctctctctccagttccactaaatggagagttggtcagttttccacgaaggcaaggctcgcaagttgcatatgacacatagtcgaatggatctagatatccatcatttagcaacttttgaatcattctttcatggatgtgacctagcctacaatgccataggtatgcattgttcatctcatcttgtttcctcttggacacatttacattcatgatatgtggagtagtgtctagcataaacaaacctttatgcaatattcctctcgccaatctcccctcggctttgctagaatttacaataaattgtagatgtgataagcaatactggtatccaataccaatgcaatatcacaaaaatctgacaattggagattgatcataaatgtacctgaagcttatccaagcttctatttcgctctctctacaaggtactctttgcagttcctcttccagtgcccatctttgccatagtgaaaacactggtctttgtcctttaatatatatctacatcgcatgcaaatatatatatatatatatatatatatatatatatatatatatctagtatgtgtgtaagcaatcacaccagatgatcatggactacaacctaatgtgattaggcccgagccagtaggcctaatcactcacatcaagatctatgtgtgcaacggtgcatctccatgccctgtgatcgtccatctcgtcctcgtcggttccgtcaacatcttgatgcatctttatacatcgcgatcgtccgtctcgtgggtcccgctatcgcatccacactcccgttgcgcctcctcatgttattacaacttaatcataggcatgcaggcccgacaataaacgagaaatataatggaggctcgcatacctcaataataataatcacaagtacacacatcacatgatctatgatcatccgtccacacattatacatcacatgtataaataatcattatcatgtaggactgctagataatgataaaactaataatcaactaaactttttaattaattaatattttctgaaatcagggacatatagggaatttctgaattcctaggggtattttcataatttggacaaaagacaaaaattagaatttcttaaatttcgaggggcaaaattatcttttgccaaaaaaccctaatgccctactcccctttgctgctggcggcggcctgtgcgacggGGCGCGGGGGCGCCGCCCTTGTAGGTGGGCACCACCatgggttggcgcccctacgggtggCGTTGCCCCCGCGAGCGCTGTGCCCGCGGGTGCAGTGCCCCGCCAGGCGGCCACCCCTGCAGGGGGTTTTGCCCGTAGGAGCAGTGGTCGCAAGCGTCGTTGCCTTGTGGCGCCTCAGCCCGTGGGCGCTGCGGCCGTAGGCACCTCAGCCCGCGGGCGCTGCGGCCGTAGGCGCCTCGCCCCacggtgcctctgcccgtgggtccaGCACCCGTAGGCGTCGCCCTTGCGTGCGGGCACAGTTTGTGCCCGCACGCAGGTGGGCGCCTTGCCCGTAGCCCTGCCTGCCGGCGTCGTGCGGCAacgaccgcgggtggggcacTCGCAGGCTGCCAACCCCACCagctgcaagcctgctgcaagcaggccgccggccagcTGTTGTAGGCACAGCCCCTGTGTTGCCTACCTTCGGTTGCACTGCACGAACGCAGATCGAGGgcggcaactattgctgcccttccttgtttttgcgtcaaaattcttcctaaacacaacacacgcagttcaaaactaatcattcgcacgaacaacctagctctgataccactgttggaaaatcttggggggcggCATCAgatgtgtagcggaagaacaagaaaacaaaatccctgattcccaaagagatgttcatcgttgtgcgaagattggtgcgcaaaatccgcgaaacataaaactgcgtatatagtagattatgttacctagggagatcgtatatccctgtttccttgtagatccttaggagagggtgaagaaggtcaagcgtcctcctctctaatggtgatccatatagcagggctgcgacgacacttcttaaaactccaagcctactctgaggtggagagggggaggagaataggagaggcaagcaaaggctctagcctatgaggctctgaatccctcgtatttatagaggtcccctgttaaaccctaatgggtcctcccctagtggttattggatctgcatccaataagacaaggactccgtcggatatctcatatccgaacctctactcatcgcaatgcctaccatatgtgtgtgaccctctaggcccaatatcgagctggccgtgagtcatacctgtcagaactccttctaacctagtgaattattatttctgtaataattcacttgactcatcgactacggacgtactaggccactacgccgtagtccccaaacgatacaggagaatccaatccattggacctgtctgtcctcagttaccgtgtacctatagtcccttatccatctaatatcccagaaaccgtatatcgagcatggtgctgtcaaacccatatggtttctactcgagtctcgctctaatcggattctcccgagaactctttctctctcaacccgaatgaccctggccagggatttgtctgagtaagaacacatgggatatttctctcatgacgtcgagagtggatgatcctctattgacactcaatagccctcgtaaggtcgactaccactcccaatgaccaactgtactagatctgggacagcaaacctatatgtctggtattaaagagtggagcactcatacaggacatccttggtgactcaagtctaaggaccagatataccactaggactatggaatcgatgtctgacaatacgacatcatcaaccatctagcattccgtaagcggatcaatcagtgaactcattctctaatgagcacctgtactgtatccctagtgtccctatacgagcaactatgagaccagctgcatccatcatatggacgggtatacagcacaccagtctgtccggttatcacgatgtccctctcgagtaacctatgaccgagattatttaggatctgtgtttaaaggtgaatcaatctcattatcgtgatctcatcatgatccgattcccattgtacaaatccaaggacatcactatatatatatatatatatatatatatatatatatatatatatatatatatatatgcaatagttataaagtgatatatgtcaaaatataataaacaaaatgattctgtatcaagtcacaagtgtcatcactcacgtgattgacttgctaggcacctatgactagcaagggtGTGATACAACAACTCATTGATGTCCAAAGAGATGTCATTACCAGATTAAGAGGCCATTTCTTTTATGTTCGTAAATTTTTATCACCCTCCCTTAAGACTTGGATCGAATCATGATTAATCCAGCTCAAATCATAATCCAAtcaaatttgatttgatttgatttggtcAGATAGAAGTACATTATATTAGAGATAATACTAATATTATCTTGTTTAATTTAGCTAGGATACCATGAGATTGAGTCCTAAACTAATAATGAGGTGACTATACATTATATCATGTTCTTAACTAATTACTAGAAACTGTTTTGAGTCCTAAGCTATCGAGGAGTCTTCAGACTTTAGCGATATAAATACATGTGCAATCTTTTCGTTTATTTCTTTTTTGTATTCTTCTTTTACATTATCGACCGTAGAGTTTCTTGCTACTCgtgttttatcattttttttctcgaCGCATCACATCACAAGCAGTGCAAGGGAGTTTGTATAGATTTGGATCTTCTTCTTCACGGATAGCTCAATTTTGTTGCATCTACAGGAGTGCCTTTGGATTTCTCCTTTTCTCCACTGACAAACTTTGTGTTCAGATGGGTAGCATAATTCATGAAGTTTGCAGTTCTTCCTGAAGCCATTTGGAAAGGGACCTGCCCTAACATTACAGCAACAGCCAGTCTCCAGCTACCATGCATGCATGGAAGCTGATCTCCATGGATGCGCACATGGCTTCGCCAAAGCGAGCCAGTCTCCAGCTACCATGGGTTATGCTACCCATCTTCCATGCGTGCACGGAAGCTGCTCTCCATGGATGCGCACATGGCTTCGCCAAAGCGAGCCAGTCTCCAGCTACCATGCGTGCATGGAAGCTGCTCTCCATGGACGCGCACATGGCTTCGCCAAAGCGAGCCCCCACCATGGACGTTGCCATCCCACCAAACGCAGGGCCCTCACGTCCTTCCCAAGTCCTCAGATGTCTGTACTTTGGCGTGTCATCCACCGCACCGCACCGCCCTCGCCCTTGCATttgtggtgtggggttggctgtggCTGTCTCCCTTGCCTTCTTCTTCCCCCCTTCATCAAAGCTCGTCACTTCATCCTCACCTTCTCCCACACCTCGATCGCCAAACATTCTTCTTGAACAGTGATCATATTTATATGGCAGATTCATATTCTATTATGATGAAAACTGCATTCCGGCTTCCGTTTGTCAAAGATGAGAGAGACCAGCACTCAAAAAACAGTAGAAAGCTCCTCTCTGGGATCATTAAGAGAAGATGAGCCAGCAGATCTGTCGCAGGCTGCGCTCAGTTAGCTGGAGACCTCCTCCAAGAGCTTATACCTTCTGGCTTTGCCCCTCAGGACTTGCCTTGCCCTTCCCGAGCCCGACGACAGCTCTCCCGACCGGACCCGGTCGGTGACATCCGACGCCGACCAGTCCAGCAGCCTGGGCTTCTTGATAGGCTTGTTGAGCTGCGACGAGAAGTCTCCTCGATGGAGCTTACTTGCTCCTGAATCATTGCTGCTGTCGTTGTTACTGGAAGAAGAGACCAAGCTGTTGGGATCCTTCATGGCTTCTTTGGGAAGAGACCTCTCTCCTTCCTCCCTTAGACACCAATTGCATGTCCGGTAGGATTCAGCTTTGGGATAGAAATCACTACAGTATCTGCTGAGATTGTTGAGATCAGCTAATATGTAATGGAGTGTATGATGATATGTACTATCGTTCCATGACCAATCACATTCATGGTAATGTTTGATGGAGAGGTTAAATtgcaaataaagataataaatgaAACCTAAACAAATCAATTCCATCAAACATAGATACTTCATAAATGTCGGATAAGATTTAATCCAACTCTGACAGACCGGAGACAACTGAATCCTGGATAGGACAAAAATGTGGTACAGTCATAAAGCTAGTGGAAATTAGCTTCCACGTTTGTTCTTCGATCATTCTTGTATGAGTCACATGTTATTGCAGTAATACGAAAAAAGTCCTAATTTCTAGGGTTCTATCTTGTTTCGTAGATAAGGATCCTCATAAAATTGATGGAAGAAGGCATGAGGGTGTATGGATTGATACGACGAGACTTACAAGTGAACTGATACTATATATATGAAGAGCTTAATGTTTGTTCATTGAGGATCTTCGTTGGGAGGCAGATCTTGTTGCTGAGAAGCTATTGATTAACACGATGAACACAACATGTCTTGCATGGGATTCCTTCTTTGTATTGAATAGCCATGAACAAGGCTTTAGGTTAGAGCAGTAGTTGCAGTTCTTGAAACAAGACAAGATGATG belongs to Musa acuminata AAA Group cultivar baxijiao chromosome BXJ1-11, Cavendish_Baxijiao_AAA, whole genome shotgun sequence and includes:
- the LOC103971309 gene encoding uncharacterized protein LOC103971309, translating into MGSKGGAAPPPSSVVCCMCGDRGLMQELFRCKLCLVRSQHRYCSDFYPKAESYRTCNWCLREEGERSLPKEAMKDPNSLVSSSSNNDSSNDSGASKLHRGDFSSQLNKPIKKPRLLDWSASDVTDRVRSGELSSGSGRARQVLRGKARRYKLLEEVSS